One Archangium violaceum genomic window, CTGGGCGCGCTGATACCGGGACGTTTCAGCCTGGAGCAGCGCTACCGCTACGACCGACAGACAGGGCAGAAACAACTGGTCAGCCGCGAGGCGGCACAGACACTCCGCCAGCAGAGGTGCGCTGACGAGCTCCTGGGTACACTCGAGCCCGATGTGGTCATCCACTCGGGCAATCCGCTCGAAGTCCTGGCCATCTACGACTTCAAGTTCCCCTGCCCTTCCACCAATGAACCCAGGTGGAACGACCATCCCCCAGGACACCCCTACGAGAAATTCTCGCAGGGGGCGATGTACAAGGAAGCCTTTGGAGTAAAGCCCCATCCCGTGGCACCCCGATGGGGAGTCTACCCATGAGCGAGCGTTTCCCGAGGCTCCGCGTCCACGCACGGAATGGTGAAGTCCTGCTCTGCGATGGCCTGAGCATCTGCTTCTACATGCGCCGCTCCCATCAGGAGATAGCGCCAGGCGTGATGCGCTCGCTGGACACCTATCTGAGAGCCTTGGGACCCCAGGCGCTCTGTTGGTACGCGGATCATGAAGGGGACTGGCAGGAGCTCGATACCGCGGGATGGGAAGTCGTCCAGAGTGAGCTGAGTGCAGGCAACTCCGCACGCGTCACGCTGAAGGACATCCCGGGGGGCGCTGGCCAGTACCGGTTCGAGTACTACGGCAGACAGCTCGATGCCCCCTGGTCTGTCAACAAACCAGGGATGGTGTCCGCGGTGGAGTTCTGGCTGCCCACCGAGTTCCTCGAAGAGCACGGACCCGAGCGGGTGCGAGAACTGGCGCAGGAGATGGCGGCACCGCTGCCCTTCAACTCCGGCCACGCGGGCCTCTCATTCAACGCCTTGGGACAACTCCCGGGCGTGTCTGGAGAGATTCGCCAGTCGTGCTTCCGCTACCCGGGAATGGACGTCCGGGATGTGGAAGACCTCGCGTCAAACCTCGGTACACGCGTGCGAGGAGCGTACTGGCTCACCTTCCTGGGCCAGCCCGTGCTGGGTGAGTTGGGAGGCGCGGCCGGTCTGCGCGCCCGTCTCTCCTCCCCGGACATCACCGTCCAGGAGATGGAAGGAGCGCGGGCCGTCGTCACCCTCGGCATGTGGCCCGAGGCCGGTGACACCGAACAGGGCCACGACCTGCCCCTGTATCGCGAGCTGGCACGGGTCCTGGAGCCCTGGCTCTACCAGTCTCCCCCCACCCAGGACAGCGCCGCCGATGAAGACCTGCGCCGCTGGGAGCGCCGCTTCCTCGACTGACTCCCGCCACGGGAGCACGGGTGTGCGCCACTGGAGCGCTGGCCCTCCACCCCATTCCCGCCCGGAGGCCGTGTGGGAGAGCGGAAAGGCGACGAGGAACCATGCTCCAGGGCGCACCCCGACAACCTAGGAGGAACCCCTCACGGGAGCAAGCGCGAAACCACTTCTCTGGTCACTTCGTCACAATCGACTTCTGGAATCACGTTCGCGGGAAACCACGGCCCCGATTCAGCGCCGCAGTTCCTCGCTGCACGCCATGCAGTGACGCGCCTCGGGGATGGCCCGCAGCCGGTGCCGGCCGATCGCCCCGCCGCAGCGCGCGCAGTGCCCGAAGTCCCCCTGCGCGATGCGCACCAGCGCGTCGTCGATGTCCTTCAACTCCCGCTGCTCCCGCTCCGACAACTGCTCGAGCACCTCCTCCGCGCTTCCCTCCGCCGGCTCGTCCACGAGCTCAGCCTCCCGCCCGCGCCTCAGCCCCTCGGCCTCCGCCAGGGTGTCTCGCGGCAGGCCACGCAGGCTGCTCCGCCGCTGCAGCAACGCCGCCCGTGCCTCGTTCTCCCACGTGTCCATCATGATGCGCCCTCACTTCTCCGGCGCGCCGCACGGGCCCGCCGCCATATGGCTCCAGCCTCGTTTCAGGAAACGTGCCTCGCGCATCCGCTCCTGAATCCCGCCTCACCTGCGCAAGGATTGCGGGTCTCCCCGGGTCCCTCCGCACCCCTTGCGCACCCAGGCGGGCTGCTCTCTCGTACCCTCGCTGGAACGGCCCTTGCTCCGAGCCGCATCATGTCCCCTCTCTCCACCCACCCCGCTCCGGGCCCGCTCCTCCAGGGGCTCCTCCCGCGTGAGCACGGCGTCTGGTTCCAGCTCGGTCTGCCCCTGGTCACCGCCCTGTTCGTCTCCGGCGCACCGGCCAGCGCCCTCTGGCTCTCGGGGGCCGCTCTCGCCTGCCTGCTCGCCCATGAGCCGCTGGTCCTGCTGCTCGGCCACCGGGGAGCCCGCCGCGGTGAGCGTGACGGGGGCCGTGCACGGACATGGGGCCTCCTGGTGGGCGCGGTGGGCGCGGTGTGCTTCGCGCTCGGCGCCCTCACGCTGCCGCCCGAGGCCCGGCCCTTCCTCGCGATGCCCCTCATCCTCGGCGGCGAGGTGCTCCTGCTCGTGTGGAACCGCCAGGAGCGCACGCTCTCCGGAGAGGTGCTCGCCTCACTCGCGCTCGGCGCCTGGGCCGTCCCCGTCGCCATGGCCGGAGGCATGCCGGCCTCCACCGCGATGACGCTCTGGGGCACCTATGGGCTGTCCTTCGCGCTGGCCACCCTCGCCGTCCGCCTCGTCATCGCCAGCCACCGGCCCCGCGCCCACCGCACACGGCTGCGGTGCACGGGCGCCGTCCTGGTGACGGCCCTGCTCGCCACGGCCGTGCTCTGGGCGCTCGACTCCGGGCTTCACCCGCTGCGCGTGGTGGCGCTATTGCCCGTGGGCCTCGTGGCGCTCGGGTTGTGCGTGGCCCTGCCCTCGCCCCGGCGGCTGCACTCCATCGGCTGGACGCTGGGGGTGGCCGGGACGCTCACGCTGGTGCTGCTCGGCGTGGGGCTCTCCTAGCGCGCCGAGGCCCGCTCCGTGGCCAGCTGCCGCGCGCGCTTCTCCACCGCGCGCACCGTGTCCATCACCGCGTCCTTCTGGCCCAGGCCGGCCAGGAAGCCCGGGATGGAGCCACCGGGCTCCACGGTGAAGCGGTACACGAAGTGGACCTTGCCCTCGCCGCGCGGGGTGAAGAGCCAGCTGCCCTCGTTGTGGAGCAGCCGCACCACGCCCTTGCGCGCCGGCAGCGCCTGGTTCTCCGGCACCCACTTCTGACGGAACTCCCCCGTCCCGTCCGCCGCCAGCACCTGCTCGTCCACCACCTTGAGCACGTAGTCGCGGTTGGAGATGATGGGCAGGTTCAGCCGCGTGTACGTCACGCGCGAGCCGTCCGGCCCCGACGCGAGCACCCGCGACTCCGTCACGTACGGCATCCAGTGGCGGAAGCTCTCGTGATCCCTGAGCGCGGATTGGACGTCCTGGATGCTTGCGTCCAGCTCACCCTCCGCCCAGATTTCTCGCCCGCCGGGAATGTCCGGACGCATCCGTACGCGGATGACCACATCCCCGTCCGCGACCTTCTCCCACGTCTCGGCGCCAATGACGGCACCCGCAGCCAACGCGACCACCAGGACCAGTAGGCCCTTCATGTTCGACTCCCCTCACTGTGAGGCGGGCCCCGGCCGGTCTCCCGCCCTCCACCAACACCCTCGCCGCCAGAAGCATCGACTTTTGGCACCGGCCAGGGCACGAAGGTAGCCATATGATCGGCCACCTGACAGCCCCCCCACCGGAGCGCGGGCTCTTCTGCAATCGAACCCTCAACATGAGGGCCATCAAAGCCATCGGGTATGACATGGATTACACGCTCATCCACTACAAAGTGGAAGCGTGGGAACAACGAGCCTACGAACATATGAGGGATCGGCTCGTGGCCCAAGGCTGGCCCGTGGCCCACCTGACGTTCGAGCCGATGCTGGCCATGCGCGGCCTCATCATCGACACCGAGAAGGGCAACCTCCTCAAGGCCAACCGCTTCGGGTTCGTGAAGAAGGCGCTCCACGGCACCCGGACCATGGACTTCGAGACACAGCGCAACGAGTACGCCCGCACCATCATCGACCTGTCCGAGCGCCGCTGGGTCTTCCTCAATACCCTTTTCTCACTTTCCGAGGCGTGCCTCTACGCCCAGGTGGTGGACCTGCTGGACGCCGGCAAGCTCGCGGGCCCCATGGGCTACGCCGACGTCTACGAGCACGTGCGCCGCAGCCTCGACGCCACGCACATGGAGGGCAAGCTCAAGGCGGAGATCATCGCCGACCCGGGGCGCTACGTGCTGGCCGAGTCGGACACGGCGCTCGCGCTGCTGGACCAGAAGAACGCGGGCAAGAGGCTGCTGCTCATCACCAACAGCGAGTGGGCCTACACGCTGCCCATGATGCACGCCGCGTTCGACCCGTACCTGCCCAGGGGGATGACGTGGCGCGAGCTGTTCGACGTGGTCATCGTCAGCGCGCGCAAGCCCGAGTTCTTCACCACGCGCTCCTCGCTCTTCGAGGTGGTGACGGAGCCGGGACAGGAGGGCCTGCTGCGCCCGCACTCGGGGCCGCTCAAGCCGGGGGTGCCCTACTTCGGCGGCAGCGCCACGGAGGTGGAGCGCTCGCTGGGCATGAGCGGGGATGAAATCCTCTACGTGGGCGACCACATGTTCGGCGACGTGCACGTCACCAAGAACGTGCTGCGCTGGCGCACCGCGCTCATCCTGCGCGAGCTGGAGGATGAGATCCGCGCCATCAGCGCCTTCCGCGCCACCGAGGCGCGGCTCGAGGAGCGCATGGTGCACAAGGAGCGGCTGGAGGCGGAGTCCTGCCAGGTGAAGTTGGAGCTGCAGCGGCGGCGGCTGGGCTACGGCCCGCGCGATCCCTCGGCCCCCGACGAGCAGCTCCACGCCCGCGCCGCCGAGCTGCGCCTGCAACTGGAGGCGCTCGACGCGGAGCTGGGCCCCATGGCCCGCGCCGCCAGCGAGCTGTCCAACCCCATCTGGGGCCTGCTGACGCGGGCGGGCAACGACAAGAGCCACCTGGCGCGCCAGGTGGAGCGCTACGCGGACATCTACACGTCGCGGGTGAGCAACTTCCTCTTCGCCACGCCGTTCGTCTACCTGCGCAGCCCCCGCGGCAGCCTGCCGCACGACCCGAGCTCCCCGGGAGGCACGCCCGTCCTCGCGTCCAACGCCGCGGAGACGAGCGCGCCCTGAGGAGCACCCGGGCGCTTCATCTGCGTGCGCTCCAGGAGGCGGGAGCGTACGCGGAGCCCATGGGCACCGGACGCACGCCGGCCTCGTACCGCGCCGCCGCCCGGCTCCAGCACCGGGCGAGCCCCAGCACCACCAGCACCAGCGGCACCGCGCACACCAGGTCCGTCGCGTAGTGGAAGCGGCCCACCAGGGTGGCCACGATGAGGCCGATCCCCGGCAGCAACATCACCCGGAAGACGCGCCGCTCGAAGCGGAAGGCATACACGAGCACCACCAGCGTGGTGCCGGTGTGCCCCGAGGGGAAGCAGTCCTTCGAGAAGGGCGGCGTGCGCATCACCGAGTCCAGGAAGGGCGTGAGCCACAGCCCCTTCAGCGGCTCGGGGAAGTCATTGAAGAGGAAGTAGCGCGGGCCGATGGCCGGCACCAGCGCGTAGCAGAAGTAGTTGAAGGCGAAGAGCAGACCGAGCGCCAACAGGTACTCGTCGAAGGCGTCACGGCGCCGGGTGAAGTACAGCACCGCGGCCAGCACCAGCGGCCAGAGGAAGTGGCCGTAGTAGCAGAGCATCAGGAGCTCGGTGAGCCAGGGCGGCACCCACTGCCCGAGCACCACCGAGGTGTACGCACCGACCATCCGCAACTCGAGGGCGGCGAGCTGGGAATCTCGCAGCACCGGGGTGACGGCCGTCACGAGGGGCGCGAGCATCTCGTGTCCGAGGCCCAGCACCGGCAGCAACCAGAAGGACGCCACGAAGGCCACCAGCCGCCGCCTGGGGAAGGTGGCCTCCAGGGTGCGCAGCACCAGCGGCCCGAGCGCGAAGACGGTGAAGTAGACGGCGGACCGTGTGGAGCCGGGAGCCCACCGGGCGGGCCCCACCAGCGCCAGGGCCGCCAGCGCGCACGACACCAGGATGACGACGTCCACGCCTCGCAGGTACACGTCCCGCGCATCCCAGAAGGCGGCGCGTGGGGACGCCCCCTGTTGGCGCGCGCCCACCGCCGCGACGGGAGCCACGGCGGCCTCGGCGCGCTTGCCGGGCTCCAGGCTCCGAGCCATTCCCCTCTCGACACTCTCCTCGTCCAGGACCTGCTGAGGACGTCCCATGACTCCGCCCCACCACTTAGTTAGCTATTAGTAACTAACTAAGCCTTTGACGCGGAGGGAATCAAGAGGGGGGTGTCCGCACTCCTATTGCGTGCGCCGCCAGAGGTCCTGCAGGTCGCGGGAGAGGTTGCTCTCCACGTCCTGGGCCTCGCCCTCGGAGATGTGCTCACGCAGCCCCAGGAAGACGGCGCGCACGATGGGCTCCACCTCGGAGACGTCCTTGCGCAGGTCCTCCGCCACCGCCCGCAGGAAGTCGTCCCGGCTCTTGCCCAGGGTGCGTCCGGGCTTCTGGGCCTCGTCCTTGGGCAGGAAGTCCAACAGCTTGCGCGGCAGCTGCGCCTGGAGATCCTTCGCCTCCTCCGGTTGGATGCGGTGCAGCAGTGCGTTGACGACCGACACCGCGGCACATTCGGCCAGGCCGGCATCGAGCTTTCCCACCTCGGACAGGTGTTTGATGAAGGCGGCGTAGGTGGAGCCGATGTGGGACTGGTGGCGCTTCTCACTACGGCTCTGGGGGGCTCCCGGGGCTCCCGGTGGAGTGTCGGCCATGTCGCTCTCCTCGCGCGGTGTGTCGTTTGTCGAAAGGTGGGCACGCCCCGGGATGAGGGGGATGGCCGATCACACGGGCGACGCGGGGGGGCGGCTCCGGGCCGGCCGCCTGGGGAAC contains:
- a CDS encoding DUF3396 domain-containing protein; the encoded protein is MSERFPRLRVHARNGEVLLCDGLSICFYMRRSHQEIAPGVMRSLDTYLRALGPQALCWYADHEGDWQELDTAGWEVVQSELSAGNSARVTLKDIPGGAGQYRFEYYGRQLDAPWSVNKPGMVSAVEFWLPTEFLEEHGPERVRELAQEMAAPLPFNSGHAGLSFNALGQLPGVSGEIRQSCFRYPGMDVRDVEDLASNLGTRVRGAYWLTFLGQPVLGELGGAAGLRARLSSPDITVQEMEGARAVVTLGMWPEAGDTEQGHDLPLYRELARVLEPWLYQSPPTQDSAADEDLRRWERRFLD
- a CDS encoding TraR/DksA family transcriptional regulator, with translation MMDTWENEARAALLQRRSSLRGLPRDTLAEAEGLRRGREAELVDEPAEGSAEEVLEQLSEREQRELKDIDDALVRIAQGDFGHCARCGGAIGRHRLRAIPEARHCMACSEELRR
- a CDS encoding YwiC-like family protein, whose amino-acid sequence is MSPLSTHPAPGPLLQGLLPREHGVWFQLGLPLVTALFVSGAPASALWLSGAALACLLAHEPLVLLLGHRGARRGERDGGRARTWGLLVGAVGAVCFALGALTLPPEARPFLAMPLILGGEVLLLVWNRQERTLSGEVLASLALGAWAVPVAMAGGMPASTAMTLWGTYGLSFALATLAVRLVIASHRPRAHRTRLRCTGAVLVTALLATAVLWALDSGLHPLRVVALLPVGLVALGLCVALPSPRRLHSIGWTLGVAGTLTLVLLGVGLS
- a CDS encoding SRPBCC family protein, whose amino-acid sequence is MKGLLVLVVALAAGAVIGAETWEKVADGDVVIRVRMRPDIPGGREIWAEGELDASIQDVQSALRDHESFRHWMPYVTESRVLASGPDGSRVTYTRLNLPIISNRDYVLKVVDEQVLAADGTGEFRQKWVPENQALPARKGVVRLLHNEGSWLFTPRGEGKVHFVYRFTVEPGGSIPGFLAGLGQKDAVMDTVRAVEKRARQLATERASAR
- a CDS encoding HAD-IG family 5'-nucleotidase translates to MIGHLTAPPPERGLFCNRTLNMRAIKAIGYDMDYTLIHYKVEAWEQRAYEHMRDRLVAQGWPVAHLTFEPMLAMRGLIIDTEKGNLLKANRFGFVKKALHGTRTMDFETQRNEYARTIIDLSERRWVFLNTLFSLSEACLYAQVVDLLDAGKLAGPMGYADVYEHVRRSLDATHMEGKLKAEIIADPGRYVLAESDTALALLDQKNAGKRLLLITNSEWAYTLPMMHAAFDPYLPRGMTWRELFDVVIVSARKPEFFTTRSSLFEVVTEPGQEGLLRPHSGPLKPGVPYFGGSATEVERSLGMSGDEILYVGDHMFGDVHVTKNVLRWRTALILRELEDEIRAISAFRATEARLEERMVHKERLEAESCQVKLELQRRRLGYGPRDPSAPDEQLHARAAELRLQLEALDAELGPMARAASELSNPIWGLLTRAGNDKSHLARQVERYADIYTSRVSNFLFATPFVYLRSPRGSLPHDPSSPGGTPVLASNAAETSAP
- a CDS encoding phosphatase PAP2 family protein, with protein sequence MARSLEPGKRAEAAVAPVAAVGARQQGASPRAAFWDARDVYLRGVDVVILVSCALAALALVGPARWAPGSTRSAVYFTVFALGPLVLRTLEATFPRRRLVAFVASFWLLPVLGLGHEMLAPLVTAVTPVLRDSQLAALELRMVGAYTSVVLGQWVPPWLTELLMLCYYGHFLWPLVLAAVLYFTRRRDAFDEYLLALGLLFAFNYFCYALVPAIGPRYFLFNDFPEPLKGLWLTPFLDSVMRTPPFSKDCFPSGHTGTTLVVLVYAFRFERRVFRVMLLPGIGLIVATLVGRFHYATDLVCAVPLVLVVLGLARCWSRAAARYEAGVRPVPMGSAYAPASWSARR
- a CDS encoding DUF2267 domain-containing protein, with protein sequence MADTPPGAPGAPQSRSEKRHQSHIGSTYAAFIKHLSEVGKLDAGLAECAAVSVVNALLHRIQPEEAKDLQAQLPRKLLDFLPKDEAQKPGRTLGKSRDDFLRAVAEDLRKDVSEVEPIVRAVFLGLREHISEGEAQDVESNLSRDLQDLWRRTQ